A segment of the Odoribacter splanchnicus DSM 20712 genome:
GATATCCCGACAGATCGGGGAGGGAAGGGCCTTTTTTGCCCGAAAGTATATCGGTCAAAAGTATCTGGCTTATTTTCAGGCTTATTCGAATACCTATGCTCCTTTGGAAGAGTTACGGCAAAAGTATGAGGAGGCATTGGATTGTCCCGATGTAGTAGGATTGGTGATCGCTACCCGTCCGGATGCTGTGACCGATGACGTATTGGATTATATTGCCGGATTGTCCCGGCGTTGTTATGTTTGTGTAGAGTATGGAGTCGAATCTGCAAATGATGAAGTTTTGCGAACGGTCAACCGGGGACATACTTTTGCCGAAGCTGAGGAAGCGATACGGAAAACGGCTGAGAGAGGTATCCGGATAGGAGCTCATTTGATTTTCGGCTTACCCGGAGAGAGCCGGGAGTCTATGTTGGAGGGGGCGGTCCGTGTGTGCGATCTGCCGATTCAGGTATTGAAGCTACATCAGTTGCAGATTGTCCGGGGAACGGCGATGGCCGAACAATATCTTCGGCATCCGGAGGTTTTCAGGTTGTATAGTTATGAAGAATACCTCGATTTTGTAGTGGACGTGATCGGACATATCCGGCCGGATGTTTATCTGGAACGTTTTGTCAATCAATCACCCGAAGAATATCTGATCGCTCCGAAATGGGGGATAAAGAATTATGAGTTTGTGGCTAAACTGGAGAAGAGATTGCGCGAGAGAGGAGAGTGGCAGGGGAGGTGGTATAGGGGGAAAGGTAAAAAGTAAAAAGCTAAAAGTTGAAGGTTTGGGGAAAATGAAGGAGGGGAAAAGAAGAGAGATGAAAAAAATAAAATAAAATGAGATGATGATTGGACAGGAGAAAGTGTATGAGACATTGAAAGCTTTGGGTATTGAATTCGATTATCTGGAACATCCTGAGGCACCTACGATCGAGATTGCCCGCCAATATTGGAAAAATTTGGACAGTACACATTGTAAGAATTTGTTTTTCAGGAATCATAAGGGAAACCGGCATTACCTGGTTATTTTTCATTGTGATCGGAATCTGGCGATTCATGATCTGGAACAACTATTAAAACAAGGGAAATTAAGTTTTGCTTCGGAAAAACGGATGGAGAAATACCTGGGGTTGAAGCCGGGATCTGTCAGCCCTTTCGGATTAGTGAACGATACGGAACACCATGTCTATGTTTTCCTTGATGAAAATTTGAAACAAGCCCGGAAATTGTCGTTTCATCCGAATGATAACCGGGCTTCTCTGGCTATAAAGACGGAAGATTTTATCCGTTATATGGATCAGACAGGGAATGGGTATGAGTGGATCAGACTTTATTGATTGGCGCAGTGCGCCAATCCTACTTCATTCCTTCCACCTCCCCGATTGTCATCGGTTTATATTTGCCGAGCCGGCGTGCTCCGTCGGGAGTGATCAGGTAGTCTTCTTCGTTACGGATGCCGCTGAAACCTTTCCAGGGTTCCAATTTGTCGTATTGGATAAATTCGCAGAACCGTTTTTCACTTCTCCAATAGTCGATGAGCTCAGGAATAAAATAGATGCCGGGTTCTATGGTAAAGACAAAACCGGGTTCCAGGGGGCGGGCCAGACGGAGCGATTTGAAACCGAACTGTGTACTTTTGGGTTGTCCGTTATATCCTACCCATACTTCGCCTAAATTCTCCATGTCGTGAACATCGAGTCCCATCATGTGGCCGAGTCCGCAGGGAAAGAACAACGCATAAGCACCCGAACGGGCTGCTTCGTCGGGATCTCCTTTCATCAGGCCGATCGATTTCATCCCTTCTGCAATCGTACGGGCGGCAATCAGATGGACCTCTTTGAACGGAATGCCCGGTCTTAGGGCGGCAACTGCGGCCTGATGGGCTTGTAAAGCGATTTGATAGATGGTTTTCTGCTGTTCTGTAAAATGTTTACTTACCGGAATGGTCGACGAGAGGTCGCCGGAATAGTGCATGCCGTTTTCCGCTCCTGCATCCAACAATAACAACTGCCCTTCGTGGAGGATATTACCGTGATAATGATTATGGAGGGTTTGCCCGTTAATGGTGGCAATCACCGGGAAAGACAATTGTCCGCCATTTTGTAAAGCGACTTCTGTCACTGCTGCTGCTATTTCACATTCTTTCATCCCCGGCCGGACAAGTTGCATCGCCCGGATGTGCATATCGGCGGAGATATTTACTGCTTCTTCTATCTCCCTGATCTCCTCGGCCGATTTGTAGTTTCGTTGGCCGACTACAGCCCGGATCAGTTCGGTAGAGGCTCCGGCAACTTGCGCTTCAGGGGCAATCCCCAGTAAACGGAGTAGGGTGACCTGATGTTCACCCCGGTAAGGAGGCAGATAATGGATACGACGTCCCTGCTGTACCGCTTTATTTAAATAATCGCTCAGCTGGGCGGTCGGAGCGGTTGCTGTGATGCCTACTGAAGCACTCTTTTCCCGTATCGTGGGTTGGGTGCCCATCCAGACGATATCGTCGATGGTCAGTTCATCCCCGAAAATAATTTCCCGGTCTTCATCGATATCGATCAGAGCCGAAAGACCGGCATAATCCGAACCGAAAAAATATAAAAAAGTCGAATCCTGACGGAAATGATACGTGTTGTCGGTATAATTCATACCGCTTTCATTGTTGCCGAGAAATAGTAAAATCCCTTTACCGATTTCTTTCTTCAGTCTGTTACGTCTCTGAATGTAAGTTTCTTTGTTGAACATAATCGTATGGTTTTATAAGTAGATATTGGGTTTGGTCAGTTGGTATTGTTGATAAAATCTTTGGGTAATACGCCGAATTGATTTTGGAAACATTTGGCAAAGTAGGAGGGACTGTTAAAGCCGACCATATAACAGATCTCGTTGATCTTATATTCGTTTCCGGCCAGATATTCCGCTGCTTTACGCAGGCGTACCAACCGGATAAATTCATTCGGGGTCAAACCGGTTACTGCCTTTACTTTGGCATACAGAAGGGTACGGCTCATATTGACACTTCGGGTGAGTTGGTCGACGGAAAATTCTGTATTCGAGATATTCTCCTGGATGATCTCGTTCAAACGGTTAAACCATTTTTCGTCGGCCTGTGTTTCGGTCAGGGTATTGATCGGGGTGAAAGGTTTCTCTGAAAAAAGACAACGCAGTTTGTTCCGGTTTTCCAGCAGACTGACCATCTGTGCATACAGATAGCTCACAGATACCGGTTTCTCGATATAGACATCCGCTCCGTTTTCCAGGCCGGCGATTTTGCTTGCTGTATCCGTGCGTGCTGTGAGCAGGATTACCGGGATATGACTTAGATTGATGTCGCTTTTTATTCGTTTGCATAATTCTATTCCATCCATTACCGGCATCATGACGTCGCTGATGACAATGTCCGGTTTCAGATTTTCCAGTGATTTCAATGCTTCTTCGCCATTTCCGGCCGTGTGGATATGATATCGTTGTCCGATGACACGGGTGAGATAAGAAATAAACTCTTCGTTATCTTCGACAATCAGTACGGTTCCGGCCTTTTTCCCATCTTTGTCGGTCTTCTCTGTTCCGGCAGGTTCGATCGGATCTTCAGCTTTTACTTCCTGGAGTTCTGCTGTTTTATCCGGAGAGGTCACAGAAATAGAAAGGTCGTTTTGTTCGTCCTGGGGAAGCGTGATCCGGAAACGGGTAAACCGGTTTTCTTCGCTTTCCACTTCTATCTTTCCCATCATTCGTTTCACCAACAGGCTGACGATGGCTAGCCCGATACCGAAACCTTTGTTCGGGAGTTGTGGTTTATTGGCCGATTGGTAAAAGAGGTTGAATATTTTTTCTTTCTCCGTAGGTTTGATTCCCGTACCGTTGTCTTCGACTGAGATCGTTACCGTATGTGCTTCAGGATTTTCAGTGAGGGAGACCAGAATACGGTCTTTGGTAAATTTCATGGCATTGGTCAGCAGGTTACTCAACACTTTGGTCAGTGCTTCCCGGTCGGTGCAAATCCGGATCGGTTGTGGAGTATCGTGGGAGAGCTGTATCCCCTTTTGCTGAGCTGCAGGCGTAAAACGCTGTACAGTTTTTTCCACCAGATCATCGATGTCGAACCAGGTGTTTTGGGAGGAAAAAGCTTCTTGTTCGGCTTTCGTAAAATCCAGAATCTGATTCACCAGGTCCAGTAACCGTTCGCTGTTGCGTTTGACAACTTCCAGGTCGTCCCTGATTTCCTCCGGGATGTTTTTTTGACGCATGATCTCCTCTACGGGGGCCAGGATCAGCGTTACCGGAGTACGGATTTCATGGGTAATATGAGTGAAAAATCCGATTTTAGCATCGAACAGTTTGCGTTCGTTCTCGTGATGCAAGGCTGCGATCTTGTTGCGGTGGCGTCGGTTGGTCCGTTGTAATAAAAGTGCATACCCCAAAGCGATCGCTAAAACGATCAGGATACCGTAAACGACTAACATACCGTTCGACAACCACCAGGGTGGAAGAATTGTAATCCGGATTTCTGCTTTTTCGGGATTCCATACCTCGTCGTTATTACAGGCCATCACCTGGAAGGTATAATTCCCCGGGGATAGGTTGGTGTAGGTGGCTATGTTGTTTTGATTGTCCGTGTTGTTCCAGGTTTTATCGAAACCTTTCAACATGTATTTGTATTTGTTTTTACTCGGGGCACAATAGCTGGTCGTTACAAATTCGATAGAGAAAACGGCTTCGTTGTGAGGGAGAATGACCGAGCGCTGACGGTCGATCTGAGCTTGCAGAACCGAATGTCCGCCGATTGTTATATCCTGATTGAAAAGCCGGAAGGCCGTAAAAACAATATGGGGAATCACTTCATTCTTGCGGATACTTTGCGGATGGAAGACATTGAACCCATTGCTGCCGCCGATATAAATCTGTCCACCGGAAGTTTGCAGGCCGGCCTGGTTGGTAAACGGAAGGCAGACGAGTCCGTCTTCCTGATTGTAATAACTGATGGTTCCGTCTGAAGTATTGAACCGGAGTAAACCGGCATTGGTCGTGATCCACAATTCATTATAACTGGAGATGATCGTCTGTATGGTGGTATGGGTACGAAATAACGGATCGGGATGACGGGTAAAGCTATGATCGGCCGGATTGTAGGTATAAAGTCCGTATCCGCCCGTACCGATCCTTAACTTGCCCTGATCGCTGCACAGGCACACGATAGATTGTGGTAAACCGGTCTGATCGTTGGAATGAAATTTGAGGGTACTGGTTTTCAGGTCATAGCTGATCAATCCTTTGCCTTGCGAAGCAAACCAGATCGTGTGGTTGGCGTCTTCGGTGATGTCGGTGATGTAGCTGTTGTATCCCAGATCGGCGATAGTAACGAACGAATTGCTGAAGATATCGTAATATAGGATGCCGGTTTGGGTACCGAACCAGAGCCTGCCTGAGCTGTCTTTGTATATAGCGTATACACTGCCCGGATTCAAGCCCTTGATATTTTTATCCGAATAGTTGGTCACTTTACCGGTAGCTGAATTTAACCGGTACACACCGTGAGCATAAGTCCCGACCCATAATTCATGGTGGTCGCAATATAAGGCGTGCACGCTGAGGTCCGGATTTTGGGCGTCTAAGTATACCGGAGTGAAAGATTGGTCGTGTGGGTTGTAGTTCCAAAGCCCTTTATTATCTGTTCCGATCCATATCGTCCCGTCGGTGTTTTCACAAAAAGAATTGATGACTTTCCCCGGGGCACTTGTTTTGCCCGGTGTATAGCAGAACGTATTGAACCAATTGGTACCCGGCGTAAGATAATTGATACCTCCGGCGTTCGTTCCCACCCAGATACCTCCTTCCCGGTCTTTCAGAATCGAATAGACAATCCCGTCATTTAATCCTTGCGGAAAAAGAACATTGTATCCGATCGTAGAAAAAGTGTTCTCCGCCAGATTATATTGTGTCAGTCCGCTATTGGAACCGATGAGCAATATACCCGGTTGTATTTCGGTAATAAAATGGATATAGGTTATCGGTTCGTCAGCAGGAGGGAGGCAGGCCGTACAGTTGCGGGTTGTTTTATCGTATTTGAAAAGTCCGTTGTCACACAACCAGATATTTCCGAAAGAATCTTCACATAGGGCGTAAATGTAACGGGCTGTATATCCTTTTTGTTTATCTGTAGCATCGATCCGGAAAAAAGAGTCGGTGAAGGGATCGTATTTACATACTCCCTGATCATGAGTGGCTATCCATACTTCTCCGGTGTGGTCGATCAGAATTTTGGTGGTCAGATTGGAAATAAGACTCTTTTCATCGTTGATGTCGTGACTGTAATGTTTGATCTTGCCGTCCGAAGGATTGTAGCGGAAAACACCGCTTCCATAAACCGATATCCAGATTTTTCCCAATTGGTCTTCCTTGATCGAGTAGATGATTTTTTGAGAAAGCCGGTCCGGGATATCCGGTAGATGAAAGGTCGAAAATTTTTCTTCGGATACCCGGTAGCGGAAAACACCGTTCTCAGTACCGATCCAAAGATTACCTTTCGAATCCTCGAATAAAGAATGAATGACATTATTGCCTAAAGAAGCCGTGTCGCCGGGAATATGCCGGAAAGTTTTGAAATGGCGCGAATCGAAGCGATTCAGACCGTCTGAAGTGCCACACCAGATATATCCTGTCCGGTCCTGCAACAAACATTGTACAGCATTACTCGATAAGCCGTTTTCAACCGTATAATGGCGAAATTGGGAAGGAATGCCGAAGGTCGGGGAGAGTGAAGCGAGCGATAGAAAGAATAAGATAAAGACAAACGTTTTCATAATCATTTGGTTAATAGTGATGTAGCACATGCCCCTCTGGCGGTTTCCTTTTTTTTGCTTCAAATTTAAAAAAATTATCATTTGAAGTGTATTTTCGATACTTATATTTTTGTTTTATAAAAAAATGTTTTTATCTTTGAGATGTTTATTCGATGATTATGCTAAATGAAATTCGCATATTGCAGAACCGTTCCTACAAAGGACTTTTTGAATGCTGGTTATATTAGCGGATTCTTTTCTTTATCCTGAATCCGAAGGACAATTTTTCTCTGTGTTTTTTTTATCTTGAGAGTGAGATAAATTTTATTATTCTAAATTTATTTCGTCATGCGTGGAAATATATTCGATATCAAGCGTTATGCGATTCATGACGGGCCGGGAATACGAACGACTGTTTTCTTGAAAGGGTGTCGTTTGCATTGTCGTTGGTGTCATAACCCGGAAAGTCAGGCTGTGGGAACTGTGTCGATGAAACAAGTCCGGAAATTAGGAGACCGTGAATTCGAAGAAATCCGGAAGGTGGGCTACGGGATTTCGGTCGATGAATTAGTCGAAGAGATAGCTAAAGATGCGGTGTTTTTCGAAGAATCGGGAGGAGGCGTTACTTTTTCAGGAGGAGAACCTTTGTTGCAACCGGTTTTTCTGTTGGAATGTCTCAAAGCTTGTAAGGCCCGTCGTATCCATACCTGTATCGATACGGCCGGAGTGGCTTCCGGAGCATATTTAGAAGAAATATGCCGGTATACGGATTTGTTTCTTTACGACGTAAAAACTGCCGATCCTCA
Coding sequences within it:
- a CDS encoding TIGR01212 family radical SAM protein (This family includes YhcC from E. coli K-12, an uncharacterized radical SAM protein.), with product MKPTESRKRYNDYPAYFKELFGERVQKLSIDGGFTCPNRDGKKGTGGCTFCNNESFNPGYCRAVSGISRQIGEGRAFFARKYIGQKYLAYFQAYSNTYAPLEELRQKYEEALDCPDVVGLVIATRPDAVTDDVLDYIAGLSRRCYVCVEYGVESANDEVLRTVNRGHTFAEAEEAIRKTAERGIRIGAHLIFGLPGESRESMLEGAVRVCDLPIQVLKLHQLQIVRGTAMAEQYLRHPEVFRLYSYEEYLDFVVDVIGHIRPDVYLERFVNQSPEEYLIAPKWGIKNYEFVAKLEKRLRERGEWQGRWYRGKGKK
- a CDS encoding hybrid sensor histidine kinase/response regulator transcription factor, with translation MKTFVFILFFLSLASLSPTFGIPSQFRHYTVENGLSSNAVQCLLQDRTGYIWCGTSDGLNRFDSRHFKTFRHIPGDTASLGNNVIHSLFEDSKGNLWIGTENGVFRYRVSEEKFSTFHLPDIPDRLSQKIIYSIKEDQLGKIWISVYGSGVFRYNPSDGKIKHYSHDINDEKSLISNLTTKILIDHTGEVWIATHDQGVCKYDPFTDSFFRIDATDKQKGYTARYIYALCEDSFGNIWLCDNGLFKYDKTTRNCTACLPPADEPITYIHFITEIQPGILLIGSNSGLTQYNLAENTFSTIGYNVLFPQGLNDGIVYSILKDREGGIWVGTNAGGINYLTPGTNWFNTFCYTPGKTSAPGKVINSFCENTDGTIWIGTDNKGLWNYNPHDQSFTPVYLDAQNPDLSVHALYCDHHELWVGTYAHGVYRLNSATGKVTNYSDKNIKGLNPGSVYAIYKDSSGRLWFGTQTGILYYDIFSNSFVTIADLGYNSYITDITEDANHTIWFASQGKGLISYDLKTSTLKFHSNDQTGLPQSIVCLCSDQGKLRIGTGGYGLYTYNPADHSFTRHPDPLFRTHTTIQTIISSYNELWITTNAGLLRFNTSDGTISYYNQEDGLVCLPFTNQAGLQTSGGQIYIGGSNGFNVFHPQSIRKNEVIPHIVFTAFRLFNQDITIGGHSVLQAQIDRQRSVILPHNEAVFSIEFVTTSYCAPSKNKYKYMLKGFDKTWNNTDNQNNIATYTNLSPGNYTFQVMACNNDEVWNPEKAEIRITILPPWWLSNGMLVVYGILIVLAIALGYALLLQRTNRRHRNKIAALHHENERKLFDAKIGFFTHITHEIRTPVTLILAPVEEIMRQKNIPEEIRDDLEVVKRNSERLLDLVNQILDFTKAEQEAFSSQNTWFDIDDLVEKTVQRFTPAAQQKGIQLSHDTPQPIRICTDREALTKVLSNLLTNAMKFTKDRILVSLTENPEAHTVTISVEDNGTGIKPTEKEKIFNLFYQSANKPQLPNKGFGIGLAIVSLLVKRMMGKIEVESEENRFTRFRITLPQDEQNDLSISVTSPDKTAELQEVKAEDPIEPAGTEKTDKDGKKAGTVLIVEDNEEFISYLTRVIGQRYHIHTAGNGEEALKSLENLKPDIVISDVMMPVMDGIELCKRIKSDINLSHIPVILLTARTDTASKIAGLENGADVYIEKPVSVSYLYAQMVSLLENRNKLRCLFSEKPFTPINTLTETQADEKWFNRLNEIIQENISNTEFSVDQLTRSVNMSRTLLYAKVKAVTGLTPNEFIRLVRLRKAAEYLAGNEYKINEICYMVGFNSPSYFAKCFQNQFGVLPKDFINNTN
- a CDS encoding prolyl-tRNA synthetase associated domain-containing protein; the protein is MMIGQEKVYETLKALGIEFDYLEHPEAPTIEIARQYWKNLDSTHCKNLFFRNHKGNRHYLVIFHCDRNLAIHDLEQLLKQGKLSFASEKRMEKYLGLKPGSVSPFGLVNDTEHHVYVFLDENLKQARKLSFHPNDNRASLAIKTEDFIRYMDQTGNGYEWIRLY
- a CDS encoding aminopeptidase P family protein, whose product is MFNKETYIQRRNRLKKEIGKGILLFLGNNESGMNYTDNTYHFRQDSTFLYFFGSDYAGLSALIDIDEDREIIFGDELTIDDIVWMGTQPTIREKSASVGITATAPTAQLSDYLNKAVQQGRRIHYLPPYRGEHQVTLLRLLGIAPEAQVAGASTELIRAVVGQRNYKSAEEIREIEEAVNISADMHIRAMQLVRPGMKECEIAAAVTEVALQNGGQLSFPVIATINGQTLHNHYHGNILHEGQLLLLDAGAENGMHYSGDLSSTIPVSKHFTEQQKTIYQIALQAHQAAVAALRPGIPFKEVHLIAARTIAEGMKSIGLMKGDPDEAARSGAYALFFPCGLGHMMGLDVHDMENLGEVWVGYNGQPKSTQFGFKSLRLARPLEPGFVFTIEPGIYFIPELIDYWRSEKRFCEFIQYDKLEPWKGFSGIRNEEDYLITPDGARRLGKYKPMTIGEVEGMK
- a CDS encoding glycyl-radical enzyme activating protein, whose protein sequence is MRGNIFDIKRYAIHDGPGIRTTVFLKGCRLHCRWCHNPESQAVGTVSMKQVRKLGDREFEEIRKVGYGISVDELVEEIAKDAVFFEESGGGVTFSGGEPLLQPVFLLECLKACKARRIHTCIDTAGVASGAYLEEICRYTDLFLYDVKTADPQKFEAYIGKGFREACEHLRKIAGQGAGVIVRIPVIPGFNDDKKSVQETIRFLQTMPVLKEVNLLPFHRTGADKYKRLGMDWEMGDLPGLKEEDLKDIREMFREQGFRI